One Budorcas taxicolor isolate Tak-1 chromosome 13, Takin1.1, whole genome shotgun sequence DNA window includes the following coding sequences:
- the RBBP9 gene encoding serine hydrolase RBBP9, translating to MAAPCKAVIIPGNGGEDVATHGWYGWVKRELEQIPGFQCLSKNMPDPITARESIWLPFMETELHCNEETIIIGHSSGAIAAMRYAETHQVYAIVLVAAYTSDLGDANERASGYFSRPWQWEKIKANCPHVVQFGSTDDPFLPWKEQQEVANRLEAKLYKFTDRGHFQNTEFHELVSVVRSMLKVPA from the exons ATGGCTGCTCCCTGCAAGGCGGTGATCATTCCGGGGAATGGGGGCGAGGATGTGGCCACCCACGGGTGGTACGGCTGGGTGAAGAGGGAGCTGGAGCAG ATACCTGGTTTCCAGTGTTTGTCTAAAAATATGCCTGACCCAA TCACAGCACGAGAGAGCATCTGGCTGCCTTTCATGGAGACGGAGCTGCACTGTAACGAGGAGACCATCATCATTGGCCACAGCTCCGGGGCCATCGCGGCCATGAG GTACGCCGAGACACACCAGGTGTATGCTATCGTGTTAGTGGCTGCGTACACATCTGACCTGGGGGATGCGAACGAGCGTGCCAGCG GCTACTTCAGCCGGCCCTGGCAGTGGGAGAAGATCAAAGCCAACTGCCCTCACGTTGTGCAGTTTGGCTCCACCGATGACCCTTTCCTTCCTTGGAAGGAACAACAAGAAGTGGCCAACAGGCTGGAAGCCAAATTGTACAAATTCACTGACCGCGGCCATTTCCAGAACACAGAGTTTCATGAACTGGTTAGTGTAGTCCGGTCCATGCTGAAAGTACCAGCGTAG
- the POLR3F gene encoding DNA-directed RNA polymerase III subunit RPC6 isoform X2: MAEVKVKVQPPDADPVEIENRIIELCHQFPHGITDQVIQNEMPHIEAQQRAVAINRLLSMGQLDLLRSNTGLLYRIKDSQNAGKMKGSDNQEKLVYQIIEDAGNKGIWSRDIRYKSNLPLTEINKILKNLESKKLIKAVKSVAASKKKVYMLYNLQPDRSVTGGAWYSDQDFESEFVEVLNQQCFKFLQTKAETARESKQNPMIQRNSSFASSHEVWKYICELGISKVELSMEDIETILNTLIYDGKVEMTIIAAKEGTVGSVDGHMKLYRAVSPIIPPTGLVRAPCGLCPVFDDCHEGGEISPSNCIYMTEWLEF, encoded by the exons ATGGccgaggtgaaggtgaaggtgcaGCCGCCTGACGCGGATCCGGTGGAAATCGAAAACAG GATTATAGAATTATGTCACCAGTTCCCTCATGGAATCACAGACCAAGTAATTCAGAATGAAATGCCGCATATAGAAGCCCAACAGCGGGCAGTGGCCATCAATAGACTGTTGTCCATG ggTCAATTGGATCTCTTAAGGAGCAATACAGGACTTCTGTATAGAATAAAGGATTCTCAGAATGCTGG TAAAATGAAAGGATCAGATAACCAAGAAAAACTAGTGTATCAGATTATAGAGGATGCAGGAAATAAAG GAATATGGAGCAGAGATATCCGATACAAAAGCAACTTGCCATtaacagaaattaacaaaattctAAAGAATTTGGAAAGTAAAAAGCTTATCAAAGCCGTTAAGTCTGTGGCA GCCTCAAAAAAGAAGGTGTATATGCTCTATAACCTGCAGCCAGACCGCTCTGTGACAGGTGGGGCCTGGTACAGTGACCAGGATTTTGAATCTGAATTTGTGGAGGTGCTTAACCAACAGTGTTTTAAATTCCTACAAACCAAG GCAGAAACCGCACGAgaaagcaaacagaatccaatgaTACAAAGAAATAGTTCATTTGCTTCATCACATGAAGTGTGGAAGTATATCTGCGAATTGGGAATCAGTAAG GTGGAGCTGTCCATGGAGGACATAGAGACCATCTTGAACACACTCATTTATGATGGGAAAGTAGAGATGACAATCATTGCTGCCAAAGAGGGCACTGTTGGCAGTGTGGACGGACACATGAAACTCTACCGGGCGGTCAGTCCCATCATCCCACCCACAGGCTTGGTCCGGGCGCCCTGCGGACTCTGCCCA gtTTTCGATGACTGCCATGAAGGTGGTGAGATTTCACCATCTAACTGTATTTACATGACAGAATGGCTCGAATTTTAA
- the POLR3F gene encoding DNA-directed RNA polymerase III subunit RPC6 isoform X1, with protein MAEVKVKVQPPDADPVEIENRIIELCHQFPHGITDQVIQNEMPHIEAQQRAVAINRLLSMGQLDLLRSNTGLLYRIKDSQNAGPVSFFLSKMKGSDNQEKLVYQIIEDAGNKGIWSRDIRYKSNLPLTEINKILKNLESKKLIKAVKSVAASKKKVYMLYNLQPDRSVTGGAWYSDQDFESEFVEVLNQQCFKFLQTKAETARESKQNPMIQRNSSFASSHEVWKYICELGISKVELSMEDIETILNTLIYDGKVEMTIIAAKEGTVGSVDGHMKLYRAVSPIIPPTGLVRAPCGLCPVFDDCHEGGEISPSNCIYMTEWLEF; from the exons ATGGccgaggtgaaggtgaaggtgcaGCCGCCTGACGCGGATCCGGTGGAAATCGAAAACAG GATTATAGAATTATGTCACCAGTTCCCTCATGGAATCACAGACCAAGTAATTCAGAATGAAATGCCGCATATAGAAGCCCAACAGCGGGCAGTGGCCATCAATAGACTGTTGTCCATG ggTCAATTGGATCTCTTAAGGAGCAATACAGGACTTCTGTATAGAATAAAGGATTCTCAGAATGCTGG Ccctgtctcattctttttaag TAAAATGAAAGGATCAGATAACCAAGAAAAACTAGTGTATCAGATTATAGAGGATGCAGGAAATAAAG GAATATGGAGCAGAGATATCCGATACAAAAGCAACTTGCCATtaacagaaattaacaaaattctAAAGAATTTGGAAAGTAAAAAGCTTATCAAAGCCGTTAAGTCTGTGGCA GCCTCAAAAAAGAAGGTGTATATGCTCTATAACCTGCAGCCAGACCGCTCTGTGACAGGTGGGGCCTGGTACAGTGACCAGGATTTTGAATCTGAATTTGTGGAGGTGCTTAACCAACAGTGTTTTAAATTCCTACAAACCAAG GCAGAAACCGCACGAgaaagcaaacagaatccaatgaTACAAAGAAATAGTTCATTTGCTTCATCACATGAAGTGTGGAAGTATATCTGCGAATTGGGAATCAGTAAG GTGGAGCTGTCCATGGAGGACATAGAGACCATCTTGAACACACTCATTTATGATGGGAAAGTAGAGATGACAATCATTGCTGCCAAAGAGGGCACTGTTGGCAGTGTGGACGGACACATGAAACTCTACCGGGCGGTCAGTCCCATCATCCCACCCACAGGCTTGGTCCGGGCGCCCTGCGGACTCTGCCCA gtTTTCGATGACTGCCATGAAGGTGGTGAGATTTCACCATCTAACTGTATTTACATGACAGAATGGCTCGAATTTTAA